TTTCAATCACTTACATTTTTAGGAGGTTTTATGCTTCTCAAGACAAAAGATGGCGGAACTTTATTAGAAATAGCTGATGTACAAGCTTTAATCAACCCATCCAAAAATGAGGTAACCGCACGAGATCAAGAAGGTCAGGAAGAACAAGCTGCTACTGCTTATTCTAAGGATCAATTAATATTTCCTTCTGGCGAAGAGTTACCACGTTGTTGGAGAGATGCCAACTATACAAAAGCTTAATTTCAAATAGGAGTTCCACATGGTTGATACCAGCGTTAAAAAATTAGAATCTACCTATTCTCCCCACGGTGAAATGGGTCAAAAATATCTAGCTTCTGGTAAAAGTGTTTCGATGCGTCTTTGGGAAGATGAACAACCAGGCGATGCTAAACCAGAAACGCAGCGCGACTATGAAACAGTTGGTTATGTAATTAAAGGTCGTGCCGAATTTCATCTCGAAGGTCAAATGGTTTTACTTGAACCAGGTAGTTCTTGGGTAGTACCAAAAGGTGCATCTCACACTTACAAAATTCTGGAACCATTTACCGCAGTGGAAGCAACTTCTCCCCCTGCTCAAGTTAACGGACGGGATGAATAATCGATAAAAGTTGTTAATTTTGAATGGGGTGGACGATATCCACCCTATTTTTTTATAGATAAAGACTGAGAAACTATTATTACTTAAGAAAGATTATTTAATAACTCAAAAAAAGCTATTGTTAAATTGTGTAAATAAAATGATAATTTTCAGGAAAGGAAAGATTAGATGCAAAGCAATGTGATTAGCCCGTCGCTAAAACATTGGCAGTATGGTACGCCAAAACAACCATCTCAGAATTCTATCTATGAAGTAGCAGAACAAGAGTTTATCAAACTGCTTGAACTGGAAAATTTGGATGATAAATTGTCAGTCAAACCGGAAATAGCGGCGAATTTTGAAAGGGTATTGTGCGAAGCCATTTTAATTGCTTATAAAGAATCATCTAATAATGCAGATGCAGCACATCTTTTTTTACAGCGCGTGCTTTATCGCATTAATCGATTAAATTTGTTTTGGTATGACGATCTGCGCCACTATACCAACGAAAGGTCTTACTATTTACAGAGAATTCGCGATCGCATCGAATCAGCTTGGCAGCCTTGGGAATTGTCCCACCTAGATGTGGAAGCGCTGCAAAAAGTTGATGCGAAACAAGCTTTAATCGAACGGGGAGACCGGGATCTCGATCCGCCTTTATCTGAAGATAGCCGATATATGCGCCAAGAAATGAGCGAGGCGGGATATCGTCATTTATTAGCGATCGCATCTTTCGATGGATTAGTAGAAGCCAGTCGCCTGTCTCGCATTTTAGGCGGCGCTGCTAATGAAGTACAATGTACTTTAGTCCGAGTACTGTTGGAAGAATACGGTAACGGTCGCCTTTCTCGCAAGCATTCTACTTTTTTTGCCCAAATGCTAGCAGAATTTGGCATGAATACGGAACCAGAAGGATATTTTGATATAGTACCTTGGGAAGTTCTGGCATCGATTAATCATAACTTTTTGCTGACAGAATGCAAGCGATATTTCCTCCGTTATAACGGTGGCTTAACTTACTTTGAAATCGTTGGGCCTTCTATTTACAAAACCTATTTAACAGCAGCGCAACGTTTGCAATTATCAGATGCCGCAATGGGTTATTGGGAGTTGCACATTAGAGAAGACGAACGTCACGGTCGCTGGATGTTAGATGATGTTGCTTTACCGTTGGTCAATATGTACCCCGATCTAGCATGGCAAATCGTGTTGGGGTACGACCAAGAGAAATTGATGGCCGATCGCGCTGGTGCAGCAGTCGTGCGATCGATCCGTCAATTAGAAGCATCCACTTAACAACAAATATTTCCCTTTGCCATTTACTTATCTGTAATTTTCGGTAGCAAATAACATTGCTACCGGACAAATTTGCCTAATCCTTTCACCAATCATCATACTATTATGTTCGATCAAACCATCGCCAATTCCCAACCCAAGTCTGTTTTTAGCCATAGCAAATCTCCTGTGGCAACTGTATCTAAAATTGCCAAGCGCAGTCCTTCGGGAAAAGAAGTTTTTGTTTGCCCAGAAGAATCTAATTTTTATTCTCAATGTTTAGATGCAATGGTACTTTGCCATACCGAAAGAAATGAAGTAGTTATAGAATTTGGTTCCGGCGATGGCTTGCCAATTATCAACTCGCTGCTGAAAGTTCAGTTTGACGGATTAATTCACGGTTACGAACTAAATAAAACCGCTTGTGAAATTGCCAATGCAAAAATAGCTAGTTATGAATTAGATGACAAATATGTAATTCATAACTCTTGTTTCTTTAGTTCCGTTAAACCTGATGCTAGATATTTGGTATCAAATCCACCTTATATTCCTTCAATAGATAGCGATATTTATATGCCATTGCTACGGGGAGGAACTGATGGTTCTACAATTACTAGGAGGCTTTTATCTTTAGATTATGAAAATGTATTGTTAATGGTTTCTAGCTATTCAAATCCTGTAGATACGATTGATTATGCTCTCGATCGAGGTTACCTAGTTTCTAAATTCCTAGTTTCTCCGCTTCAGTTCGGTTATTACAGTTCCGAACCAAAAGTCAGACAAACTATTGCCAAACTCAAAGAAATTAACAAAGCCTTTTACTCAGATAGCATTTACCTTTTGGCGGGTGTTTTATTCCAGAAACAGCATAATTCTTATGTAGATTTATCTGCGGAATTAAGGCAAATAATGACTAGTTTGTAAT
This window of the Leptolyngbyaceae cyanobacterium genome carries:
- a CDS encoding acetyltransferase, giving the protein MLLKTKDGGTLLEIADVQALINPSKNEVTARDQEGQEEQAATAYSKDQLIFPSGEELPRCWRDANYTKA
- a CDS encoding cupin domain-containing protein; the encoded protein is MVDTSVKKLESTYSPHGEMGQKYLASGKSVSMRLWEDEQPGDAKPETQRDYETVGYVIKGRAEFHLEGQMVLLEPGSSWVVPKGASHTYKILEPFTAVEATSPPAQVNGRDE
- a CDS encoding iron-containing redox enzyme family protein; its protein translation is MQSNVISPSLKHWQYGTPKQPSQNSIYEVAEQEFIKLLELENLDDKLSVKPEIAANFERVLCEAILIAYKESSNNADAAHLFLQRVLYRINRLNLFWYDDLRHYTNERSYYLQRIRDRIESAWQPWELSHLDVEALQKVDAKQALIERGDRDLDPPLSEDSRYMRQEMSEAGYRHLLAIASFDGLVEASRLSRILGGAANEVQCTLVRVLLEEYGNGRLSRKHSTFFAQMLAEFGMNTEPEGYFDIVPWEVLASINHNFLLTECKRYFLRYNGGLTYFEIVGPSIYKTYLTAAQRLQLSDAAMGYWELHIREDERHGRWMLDDVALPLVNMYPDLAWQIVLGYDQEKLMADRAGAAVVRSIRQLEAST
- a CDS encoding SAM-dependent methyltransferase, with protein sequence MATVSKIAKRSPSGKEVFVCPEESNFYSQCLDAMVLCHTERNEVVIEFGSGDGLPIINSLLKVQFDGLIHGYELNKTACEIANAKIASYELDDKYVIHNSCFFSSVKPDARYLVSNPPYIPSIDSDIYMPLLRGGTDGSTITRRLLSLDYENVLLMVSSYSNPVDTIDYALDRGYLVSKFLVSPLQFGYYSSEPKVRQTIAKLKEINKAFYSDSIYLLAGVLFQKQHNSYVDLSAELRQIMTSL